In the genome of Methanomassiliicoccales archaeon, one region contains:
- a CDS encoding ACT domain-containing protein has translation MIQFWMDQPPLFVHRLSRGELFEGPRFATVDEGDEATVISSKAGEGAVGPYVCITMGPFDLGLIGILARASAALMEEKVPIFVISTYRHDHILIPLEMTRNAIKALTDAGFSKRK, from the coding sequence ATGATCCAATTCTGGATGGACCAACCTCCGCTGTTCGTTCATCGGTTGTCTCGGGGGGAGCTCTTCGAAGGACCACGTTTCGCCACAGTGGACGAGGGGGACGAGGCCACCGTGATATCGTCAAAGGCTGGGGAGGGGGCGGTCGGACCTTATGTGTGCATCACCATGGGCCCTTTCGATCTGGGTCTCATAGGGATACTGGCGAGGGCGTCGGCCGCCCTGATGGAGGAAAAGGTCCCTATTTTCGTTATATCCACTTACAGACACGATCACATACTGATTCCGCTGGAGATGACCAGAAACGCCATAAAGGCGTTGACCGATGCCGGCTTTTCAAAAAGGAAATGA
- a CDS encoding PKD domain-containing protein: protein MMKNATLIVLATAAMMILAALAALPLAAGEQVVGTSSTSLGSGGPLDYDGAPAAWVESEHDTPTGTSFMLYENFGGFWADAEKSPTNTEDDLLCWAATASNMMEWTGWGFVGSMDDTDDFLQYFINHVTDEGSFTEYGHQWWFMGDLPDPGDGWSSEDVEGGNFWSSSYDYSNYAGAIHMGSISMQNIALFMQAGYATGLSIYQVTGDGAHAITCWGYNYDPLVDPVADPNGYFKGVWVSDSDSHKGQADPDDFLIYYDVEFSVDNNYWYMPNYGGGWWIEGVNYLKPFPGESRPVADTGGPYVVDEGTTVHFDAGGSADDDSLMYRWDYDGDGTWDTGWVTTSIVSHTWYDDYEGTVYLEVFDGRLRDMDITTVTVNNVAPSISIFGDVIDENGMATVHGTIYDPGIYDTFELVIDWGEGSPQTVNYPSGTPMYTIAHQYLDDNPTGTPFDDYPIQVTVTDDDGGVDVENTIVTVSNVNPVVTIDSMVQPNPEFILPVIHTLEFYGSFSDVGTLDTHDAEWDWGDGVTESTVVVETDGSGTVTGSHIYMAPGTYTATLTVWDDDTGYHSDTFEVVVVDAHGALDIMDEYIQNLPDSAFKKNPDKMKAALSNIIGALHNMVDDSDFYGAIMDLQNNVLDKMDGQIGGKAANDWIIDLEAQEELAMKISDICQFLALFI from the coding sequence ATGATGAAAAATGCTACATTAATCGTGCTCGCCACGGCCGCGATGATGATTTTGGCGGCATTAGCGGCATTACCGCTCGCTGCCGGAGAACAGGTCGTCGGGACCTCGTCGACGTCCTTGGGATCGGGGGGACCCTTGGACTATGATGGGGCCCCGGCGGCCTGGGTGGAATCTGAACATGACACGCCGACCGGCACCAGTTTCATGCTTTACGAGAACTTCGGTGGATTCTGGGCGGATGCCGAGAAATCACCGACCAATACCGAGGACGACCTGTTGTGTTGGGCGGCCACGGCCTCCAACATGATGGAGTGGACCGGTTGGGGCTTCGTGGGGAGCATGGACGACACTGACGACTTCTTACAGTATTTCATCAACCATGTGACCGACGAGGGCAGTTTCACGGAATACGGGCATCAATGGTGGTTCATGGGAGACTTGCCCGATCCCGGTGATGGATGGTCCTCTGAGGACGTAGAAGGCGGCAACTTCTGGTCATCTTCATACGATTACTCGAATTATGCCGGTGCAATACACATGGGGTCGATCTCGATGCAGAACATCGCTCTGTTCATGCAGGCTGGATATGCCACCGGTCTATCTATCTACCAAGTGACCGGGGATGGCGCCCATGCCATTACTTGCTGGGGCTACAACTATGACCCGCTCGTGGACCCTGTCGCTGACCCGAATGGATATTTCAAAGGGGTATGGGTGAGCGATTCCGACTCTCATAAGGGCCAGGCCGATCCCGATGATTTCCTCATCTACTATGACGTGGAATTCAGCGTGGATAACAATTACTGGTACATGCCCAACTACGGTGGGGGTTGGTGGATCGAGGGAGTAAATTACCTGAAGCCCTTCCCCGGTGAGTCAAGGCCGGTAGCGGACACTGGCGGCCCTTACGTGGTCGATGAGGGGACCACCGTTCATTTCGATGCGGGCGGAAGCGCGGATGACGATTCCCTGATGTACCGCTGGGACTACGATGGGGACGGAACCTGGGATACCGGGTGGGTCACTACCAGCATAGTGTCCCATACCTGGTACGATGACTATGAGGGCACAGTGTACCTGGAGGTGTTCGATGGTAGATTGAGGGATATGGACATCACCACCGTGACCGTCAATAATGTGGCACCATCGATCTCGATCTTCGGTGATGTGATAGACGAGAACGGAATGGCCACGGTGCACGGCACCATATATGACCCGGGGATCTACGATACCTTCGAGCTGGTCATCGATTGGGGCGAAGGCTCACCTCAGACGGTCAACTATCCCTCCGGGACACCCATGTACACAATTGCCCATCAGTACCTGGACGACAATCCCACTGGTACACCGTTCGATGATTACCCCATCCAGGTGACAGTGACCGATGACGATGGTGGTGTCGACGTCGAGAACACTATCGTCACCGTCAGCAACGTCAACCCGGTCGTGACCATCGATTCCATGGTGCAGCCCAATCCAGAGTTCATTCTGCCGGTCATTCATACCCTGGAGTTCTATGGCAGCTTCAGTGACGTGGGCACCTTGGACACGCATGATGCAGAGTGGGACTGGGGAGACGGCGTCACGGAATCAACAGTGGTCGTTGAGACGGATGGTTCCGGAACAGTGACAGGGTCGCACATCTACATGGCTCCGGGCACCTATACCGCGACCTTGACGGTCTGGGACGATGACACTGGATATCACTCCGACACCTTTGAGGTGGTGGTCGTGGACGCCCACGGTGCCCTGGACATAATGGACGAATATATCCAGAACCTGCCGGACAGCGCCTTCAAGAAGAACCCGGACAAGATGAAGGCGGCCTTGTCCAACATCATCGGTGCATTGCACAACATGGTCGACGATAGCGATTTCTACGGGGCCATAATGGACCTGCAGAACAACGTCCTGGACAAGATGGATGGCCAGATCGGCGGGAAGGCGGCCAACGATTGGATAATCGATCTGGAGGCCCAGGAGGAACTGGCGATGAAGATCAGCGATATCTGCCAGTTCCTGGCATTGTTCATTTGA
- a CDS encoding zinc ABC transporter substrate-binding protein: MNRKQLILVIVAVIVAVLLIAASTLLKGTSGEDDRIQVVATFYPLAYMADSIGGERVTVSSLVPYNSELHSWQPSPQDLIEADKADIILYNGGPADAWLVTDVLPSIGSDDKLLVNTTVGVVFIQGGDEDDGGIDPHTWLSPNQARIQAQNVFNALSEADPEGAAYFEQRFTVLDQTLAQLHDQYMLLAESNVSAIIVSHAAFGYVAHDYGFEQHGVIGLSADEEPSASAIAHLVDLMQDQSIFTVYVDPVYNQDYVSILSTELASRTGHEVLVLDLFLMLGPYEDVDYLGQLSQNLINLKTGLGVA; this comes from the coding sequence ATGAACCGGAAGCAGCTCATCTTGGTGATCGTGGCAGTGATCGTGGCGGTCTTGCTCATCGCAGCGTCCACTCTGCTGAAGGGAACGTCCGGGGAAGATGACCGCATTCAGGTAGTGGCCACCTTTTATCCCCTGGCCTATATGGCCGATAGCATAGGTGGGGAGAGGGTGACGGTGTCGTCCCTGGTCCCCTATAATTCTGAACTTCATTCCTGGCAGCCGTCGCCTCAAGACCTGATCGAGGCCGACAAGGCTGACATAATTCTCTATAACGGCGGACCTGCCGATGCCTGGCTGGTCACGGATGTTCTGCCTTCCATAGGCAGCGATGACAAGTTATTGGTGAACACCACGGTAGGGGTGGTGTTCATTCAGGGGGGCGATGAGGACGACGGAGGAATCGATCCGCACACCTGGTTAAGCCCAAACCAAGCTCGCATACAGGCGCAGAACGTTTTCAATGCGTTGAGCGAGGCCGATCCCGAGGGCGCTGCTTACTTCGAGCAGAGGTTCACCGTTCTGGATCAAACTCTTGCACAACTTCATGATCAATACATGCTTCTCGCTGAAAGCAACGTCTCAGCAATTATCGTCTCCCACGCAGCCTTCGGCTATGTGGCCCACGACTATGGGTTTGAACAGCACGGCGTCATCGGCCTAAGCGCGGACGAGGAGCCCTCGGCCAGCGCCATCGCCCATTTGGTGGACCTCATGCAGGACCAGAGCATCTTCACCGTCTACGTGGACCCAGTGTACAATCAGGATTACGTTTCCATTCTCAGTACGGAGCTGGCGTCCAGGACCGGACACGAGGTCCTTGTGCTGGACCTCTTCCTTATGCTGGGACCGTACGAGGACGTGGATTACCTGGGGCAACTGTCCCAGAACCTGATCAATCTCAAGACCGGGCTAGGAGTGGCCTGA
- a CDS encoding glycosyltransferase 87 family protein — translation MSREGHGERAESFGDTDMTSGTLIDAGMAKVRGLVDWTMTGDLRHRIMALILIGCLLYGMTIALDALVLRPFFGNVLSEPTDLDFYRFRAESILDGKIPYVDFYSESPPLIMYMFVLPQLVGGSALAYQLYFAVFSILTSLTLYLGLRRHDERMAMMAGIAYLAYPLSLMEFGIGVQDEAITTFLFLLPLVLLHLERGWSSGVTSLVGVLTKMFNVLLVPWMFLSSDRRNRVAILIGFTGLAMLVLLPLVILFPDQLPSFHYYLLGNPDYPTGGSSISPWHYLNALGLGLPGWAGVALTLSGVGGATLLAYKRKLSLWQGATLVMMVFFLVYPKILLVYFVMPTALLMMWGLEDRKVMLRLLAIILPLFLSVAVTGNGMAPLFDGPWVWVIGMALSLVAWGIMLQTWWTIRDRKVFFERDKLC, via the coding sequence TTGAGCAGGGAAGGACATGGTGAAAGGGCTGAGTCGTTCGGAGACACTGATATGACCTCCGGCACTCTCATCGATGCCGGTATGGCGAAGGTCAGAGGATTGGTCGATTGGACCATGACCGGGGACCTGCGGCATCGGATCATGGCGCTCATACTGATCGGATGCCTGCTCTATGGCATGACCATAGCCCTTGATGCATTGGTATTACGACCGTTCTTCGGCAACGTGCTCAGTGAACCTACCGACCTGGATTTCTACCGCTTTCGGGCGGAATCGATCCTTGACGGCAAGATACCGTACGTTGATTTCTACTCGGAATCACCGCCGCTCATCATGTACATGTTCGTTCTGCCTCAGCTTGTTGGAGGCTCGGCACTTGCCTATCAGCTATACTTCGCCGTCTTCTCGATATTGACCTCGCTGACACTGTATCTGGGATTACGCCGACATGACGAGCGGATGGCCATGATGGCCGGCATAGCGTACTTGGCATACCCGCTCAGTCTGATGGAGTTCGGCATCGGAGTTCAGGACGAGGCCATCACCACTTTCCTCTTCCTGCTGCCACTGGTCCTGCTGCATCTGGAGAGGGGATGGTCATCTGGCGTCACTTCCTTGGTAGGCGTCCTCACCAAGATGTTCAATGTACTGCTGGTCCCCTGGATGTTCCTTAGTTCTGACCGGAGGAACCGTGTGGCCATCTTGATCGGCTTTACAGGACTGGCAATGCTGGTCCTGCTGCCTTTGGTGATACTGTTCCCGGACCAGCTGCCTTCCTTCCACTATTACCTCCTGGGAAACCCGGACTACCCGACCGGTGGTTCATCTATCAGCCCCTGGCATTACCTGAACGCACTGGGATTGGGATTGCCGGGCTGGGCCGGGGTGGCCTTGACCTTATCAGGAGTAGGGGGAGCCACCCTTCTCGCCTACAAGAGAAAGCTTTCGCTCTGGCAGGGGGCAACGCTGGTGATGATGGTGTTCTTCCTGGTCTATCCTAAGATCCTGCTCGTGTACTTCGTCATGCCCACCGCCCTGCTGATGATGTGGGGGTTGGAGGACCGGAAGGTAATGCTTCGGCTTTTAGCGATCATATTACCACTGTTCCTTTCCGTCGCCGTCACCGGGAACGGAATGGCCCCGTTGTTCGATGGACCGTGGGTGTGGGTCATTGGTATGGCCCTGAGCCTTGTCGCCTGGGGCATCATGCTGCAGACCTGGTGGACGATCAGAGATCGGAAGGTCTTCTTTGAACGTGATAAATTATGTTGA
- a CDS encoding uroporphyrinogen decarboxylase family protein: protein MGYEEIFPPMDSKWHGNAAKRFASPFVDTPHDRIDVDPIILSNAAVACGYTIRDFYEKPELGIHCVGYISHLFDLLPVTHWFFSLPWVTELGLKLVYKETLPPISTGPIYSDPEDIDKMHVPSKEELIGKTGAHATVPLFYKIYDYVAKNLPMTLVPISYGFDLVGAAAEMVGVENFIMWTFTEPEAANKLVRKYTDTAVNGAEALADKYGMAMLIVGSVLANNDIFSDDAVEEYSVKNMYYYVDQCFKRGAGPQVFYHLCGNHETDYKLFKDGLMWSPFTVIHAGYQGRNVFPSALLKETFADKATCMGSVDTKLMIDPNPNKVYNQAKEQLLAGRDSKKGYILGTSCETPPYTIPGQMLALVKAARDFGTYGTW from the coding sequence ATGGGATACGAAGAAATATTTCCACCCATGGATAGCAAGTGGCATGGTAATGCCGCTAAAAGATTTGCAAGCCCCTTTGTGGATACCCCGCACGACCGCATAGACGTGGACCCGATCATCTTGTCCAACGCCGCTGTGGCCTGCGGATACACCATAAGGGACTTCTATGAGAAGCCTGAGTTGGGTATACACTGCGTCGGCTATATCTCCCACCTCTTTGACCTACTGCCAGTTACACACTGGTTCTTTTCGTTACCGTGGGTCACTGAATTGGGTCTTAAGCTGGTCTATAAAGAGACCTTGCCGCCGATCTCTACCGGACCGATATATTCGGACCCGGAAGACATCGACAAGATGCACGTACCCAGCAAGGAAGAGCTGATAGGCAAGACAGGAGCTCACGCGACTGTACCTCTGTTCTACAAGATCTACGACTACGTGGCGAAGAACCTTCCCATGACCTTGGTGCCGATCTCATATGGTTTCGACCTAGTGGGCGCGGCAGCTGAGATGGTGGGTGTGGAGAACTTCATCATGTGGACCTTCACCGAGCCGGAAGCAGCTAACAAGCTGGTTCGGAAGTACACCGACACCGCCGTAAATGGCGCTGAGGCGTTGGCCGACAAGTACGGTATGGCGATGTTGATCGTCGGGTCCGTGCTGGCCAACAACGATATCTTCAGCGACGATGCGGTCGAAGAGTACTCTGTGAAGAACATGTACTACTATGTGGACCAGTGCTTCAAGAGGGGCGCCGGACCTCAGGTGTTCTATCACCTGTGCGGTAACCATGAGACCGACTACAAGCTGTTCAAGGACGGCCTGATGTGGTCCCCGTTCACCGTGATACACGCTGGTTACCAGGGCAGGAATGTATTCCCGTCCGCTCTGCTGAAGGAGACCTTCGCAGACAAGGCGACCTGCATGGGCTCGGTAGATACCAAGCTTATGATCGACCCCAACCCGAACAAGGTCTACAACCAGGCCAAGGAGCAATTGCTCGCTGGCCGTGACTCAAAGAAGGGTTACATTCTGGGTACCTCTTGTGAGACCCCTCCGTACACCATACCGGGACAAATGTTGGCCTTGGTCAAGGCGGCTAGGGACTTCGGTACCTACGGAACCTGGTGA
- a CDS encoding metal ABC transporter permease: MSSFDLFDLPSLFQYQFFVLALIGGVLAAVVSSWIGLFLILRKESMLVDGVAHTAFGGVALGLFLGIEPMLGALAVSTVAVYAITYMRRRGMAQSDSAIAVMLSMGFSLGIIIISMANGFNVELFSYLFGSILTLDTNDVLVLFVLALSIIGFMVFFYKEMLAVTFDEDGAKLQGIPVQGLTMAFNLLVAVTIALSIKVIGIILVVALMVLPGLTALQLHRSFKSTLIASTIFGIFASSIGIMLSALFNVATSGVIVFTAAGVFLFVAAYQRLA; encoded by the coding sequence ATGAGCAGCTTTGATCTCTTCGACCTTCCTTCCCTTTTCCAATACCAGTTCTTCGTACTGGCATTGATCGGCGGGGTTCTGGCCGCTGTGGTATCCTCATGGATCGGTCTGTTCCTCATCCTCAGAAAGGAATCGATGTTGGTGGATGGTGTGGCCCACACCGCGTTCGGCGGGGTGGCCCTCGGTCTTTTCCTGGGAATCGAACCTATGCTGGGCGCCCTGGCGGTCTCAACGGTGGCGGTCTACGCCATCACATACATGAGGCGCAGAGGTATGGCCCAATCCGATTCGGCCATAGCCGTCATGTTGTCCATGGGCTTCTCTCTGGGCATCATAATCATATCCATGGCCAACGGTTTCAATGTGGAATTGTTCAGCTACCTGTTCGGTTCCATACTCACCCTCGACACCAATGACGTACTGGTCCTGTTCGTTCTGGCGTTGAGCATCATCGGTTTCATGGTGTTCTTCTACAAGGAGATGCTGGCTGTGACCTTCGACGAGGACGGTGCCAAGCTCCAGGGCATTCCCGTACAAGGACTGACGATGGCCTTCAACCTGCTAGTGGCGGTGACCATCGCCCTCAGCATAAAGGTCATAGGGATCATATTGGTGGTGGCGCTGATGGTGCTCCCCGGGTTGACCGCCCTGCAACTTCACCGCTCTTTCAAGAGCACGCTGATCGCCTCCACGATCTTCGGCATATTCGCCTCTTCAATAGGCATCATGCTATCCGCCCTGTTCAACGTGGCCACAAGCGGGGTCATCGTCTTCACCGCTGCCGGTGTGTTCCTGTTCGTAGCGGCATATCAACGGCTGGCCTAA
- a CDS encoding CopG family ribbon-helix-helix protein, with product MPIISISLTDKNVEDLETLQKELGFTGRSEAVRAAMRTLMAENSERRSMAGLVDGVLILVNDTCASGPIHDIYHDNHPLIKTHVHNHLGNDKCMNMMVLSGQAPEINVLLDQMFRLDGIAYLKFIRS from the coding sequence ATGCCCATCATCAGCATATCCCTGACCGACAAGAACGTGGAGGACCTCGAGACCTTGCAGAAGGAACTGGGGTTCACAGGCCGTTCAGAGGCCGTCCGGGCGGCCATGCGCACCCTCATGGCGGAGAACAGCGAGAGACGTTCGATGGCCGGGCTGGTGGATGGCGTGCTGATATTGGTCAACGACACCTGCGCCTCGGGTCCCATACACGATATCTATCATGACAATCACCCACTGATCAAGACCCATGTGCACAATCACCTGGGCAATGACAAGTGCATGAACATGATGGTGCTCAGCGGTCAAGCCCCGGAGATCAATGTATTGCTGGACCAGATGTTCCGATTGGATGGCATCGCCTATCTTAAATTCATTCGTTCTTGA
- a CDS encoding metal ABC transporter ATP-binding protein, translating to MPVTGPIIDVQGLTVKRGTSEAISNASFIINKGDYVGIVGPNGGGKTTLVLALLGLLPKESGSVKIMGQDIESFHQWDKVGYVSQFAINFDSQFPLTVRELVGLGRINRSNLGRFRNKDDWKAVNEALDIMSISDLANKRIGRLSGGQRQRAFVAKSLVSEPELLVLDEPVTGFDPVTQEKFFMQLSNLNQKKGLTILIVSHDLAAVFCRMSRVLCVNKEVHSSEISDGTVPDAVLKKGYGEHFHFAFHQHKCQGVFVDEQL from the coding sequence ATGCCGGTCACGGGTCCTATAATCGACGTGCAGGGCCTAACGGTCAAACGGGGCACTTCCGAGGCCATATCCAATGCCTCCTTCATCATCAACAAGGGTGATTACGTCGGCATCGTCGGTCCTAACGGTGGTGGCAAAACGACCTTGGTGCTTGCCCTGCTCGGACTTCTGCCCAAGGAATCTGGCAGCGTCAAAATCATGGGGCAGGACATAGAGTCCTTCCATCAATGGGACAAGGTAGGGTACGTCTCACAATTTGCCATCAACTTTGATTCCCAATTTCCATTGACCGTCCGGGAGCTGGTGGGGCTGGGGAGGATCAACCGCAGTAACCTGGGACGATTCCGGAACAAGGATGATTGGAAGGCGGTCAATGAGGCCTTGGACATCATGAGCATTTCCGATCTGGCGAATAAAAGGATCGGCCGGTTGTCCGGGGGGCAGCGGCAGAGGGCCTTTGTAGCCAAATCACTTGTCAGTGAACCTGAGCTTCTGGTCCTGGATGAGCCAGTTACTGGTTTTGATCCCGTCACCCAGGAGAAGTTCTTCATGCAATTGAGCAACCTTAATCAGAAGAAAGGTCTGACGATCCTCATAGTGTCCCATGATCTAGCAGCGGTGTTCTGCCGCATGTCCAGAGTGCTTTGTGTGAACAAGGAGGTGCACAGTAGCGAGATATCGGATGGGACGGTCCCGGATGCTGTACTGAAGAAAGGATACGGCGAACATTTCCACTTCGCCTTCCATCAGCATAAGTGCCAGGGGGTGTTCGTCGATGAGCAGCTTTGA
- a CDS encoding MBL fold metallo-hydrolase: MFIKRVRSEGLAHISYFMESNGEAAVIDPRRDVDEYLELSRSRGARIVLVLETHRNEDYVSGALELANATGAGIYHGGQLEFGYGNPLNDGQDFVLGDLMITALHTPGHTYESHSYLVADKRGPFMLFSGDTMLSGDVGRTDLAGPEHVRELTEMLYETLQRRVLPLGKEIMVLPAHGAGSVCGHAISDRETTTIGLEVRDNRILALSRMDFVMGKMAEVMEKPPYFERMEALNLQGPIILGPLPIPPSMRPKQVQESQGEGSLVLDLREPHSYAAAHIPRSLNVWLDGLPVYGGYAIPYGRPLVLVGESSEHVRTAVRYLVRLGYEDVIGQLRHGMGAWIKGGHPLSSLPAYSVQEIRAKQLTGVNMLLVDLRDRRELEDGAIPGAKVLHLGELIKRSSELPADRELVLFCGSGYRGGIAASLLRNSGIKNVGIMLGGFQAWKRNDFPVEKFKNE, encoded by the coding sequence ATGTTCATCAAAAGGGTCAGGTCCGAGGGGTTGGCGCACATCTCCTACTTCATGGAGTCGAACGGAGAGGCAGCGGTCATCGACCCCCGCCGGGACGTCGACGAATACCTGGAACTGTCGCGTTCGAGGGGGGCCAGGATCGTCCTGGTCCTGGAGACCCACCGCAACGAGGATTACGTCTCCGGGGCATTGGAGCTGGCCAACGCTACGGGCGCTGGCATCTACCACGGAGGACAGCTGGAGTTCGGTTACGGCAATCCGTTGAATGACGGACAGGATTTCGTTCTGGGCGATCTGATGATCACTGCCCTGCACACCCCGGGGCATACGTACGAGAGCCATAGCTACCTGGTAGCGGACAAGCGCGGACCGTTCATGCTGTTCTCTGGTGACACCATGCTCTCCGGGGACGTAGGGCGCACCGACCTGGCTGGTCCGGAACACGTTAGGGAACTGACCGAGATGCTGTACGAGACCCTGCAGCGCCGTGTCCTGCCCCTGGGGAAAGAGATAATGGTGCTTCCTGCCCACGGCGCCGGTTCGGTCTGCGGGCATGCCATCAGCGACAGGGAGACGACCACCATCGGTCTGGAAGTAAGGGACAACCGGATACTGGCCCTTTCGCGCATGGACTTTGTCATGGGCAAGATGGCCGAGGTAATGGAGAAACCGCCCTACTTCGAACGGATGGAGGCGCTCAACCTTCAAGGACCCATCATCCTGGGACCGTTGCCGATACCGCCATCGATGAGGCCCAAGCAGGTACAGGAGTCCCAGGGAGAGGGCTCACTGGTCCTGGACCTGAGGGAACCGCACAGCTACGCCGCGGCGCACATTCCTCGCTCGCTGAACGTTTGGCTTGATGGACTTCCCGTTTACGGCGGGTACGCAATCCCATACGGTCGCCCACTGGTCCTGGTGGGCGAGAGCTCAGAGCACGTTCGCACCGCTGTCAGATATCTTGTTCGTTTGGGTTACGAAGATGTCATCGGACAACTGAGACATGGTATGGGGGCATGGATCAAGGGGGGACATCCGCTCTCGTCCCTACCCGCCTACTCGGTACAGGAGATCAGGGCAAAACAGTTGACCGGGGTAAATATGCTGCTCGTGGACCTCCGGGACCGGAGAGAGCTGGAGGACGGAGCGATCCCCGGGGCCAAGGTCCTGCATCTCGGAGAATTGATCAAGCGATCTTCAGAACTGCCGGCGGATCGGGAACTGGTTCTGTTCTGCGGCTCCGGCTACCGGGGCGGCATCGCCGCCAGCCTCCTAAGGAACAGCGGGATAAAGAACGTCGGGATCATGCTGGGGGGCTTCCAGGCCTGGAAGAGGAACGATTTCCCGGTGGAAAAGTTCAAGAACGAATGA